From a single Oncorhynchus gorbuscha isolate QuinsamMale2020 ecotype Even-year unplaced genomic scaffold, OgorEven_v1.0 Un_scaffold_2244, whole genome shotgun sequence genomic region:
- the LOC124025439 gene encoding zinc finger protein 638-like, producing the protein MPYHQQQPGHSMGGNNMAQMNSYQAGQFPPQTRLPEELESAISVRVQESHARCGLVQLPDPSKLFGLNQQQHLQQSSHSHANPNSGHSGGGMQSWNAPVSQPARPQGGNMQGLYVPESAGSILAGFGLSNDDLEVLSHYPDDQLTPDTLPFILRDIQIHKTNRNTGPPAFSQTLPAIPNLPPPLRLSPPQRHPAHSCPTNIPTFLSVTQTAGKVIDYGHASRAAEEGRDSYKRELPSKERATKPESKSTGSSLKRKAESPRRHDDSSDSKKDKDYRRRAPIPDTHKHKRTPVREPPSRSRLEREGSRSRPQFEARSESSKSTRPSGAKRSSSTTKRLPTPTMIGDFSADPPKVYPHTCSLCDMQCERAKDWIDHVNTVNHTASCRDLRNKYPDWNPNVPRRDPSQGQDASATWQSLERSPSRSVSRSLSWSPSPTPPPDRSRRISPPTSHGHAPHTSGRHSPSQSHRGSASSAHRPEKRTSESSGISTGSSSREGLKRSRNDPAKCATGHGNRAGVSGKHESGKRESYLSSTSKFPASMSEKPHRPSSSASSKPGAKPAAGKETALGQDSELQSSSATEEAESNAAEEESSRFLLALSVWPPCRCQVPGSGVTGAVLRQGHQRPHHQERGGDENQGQPQYSKATVCMQKEQDAKALAECLTLTIREHPISVSDQNGEGELTSSIPVIIKGEVIGAPKTPAAPNEANLTVKVPEASVGQKNSNEIHREQVKPQRKRKRGCRAGQLERLKRLQRENKRGMVKITGLPESGCSEVDIAKLAQPFGTPVKILLITKPSEALVTMQDVETAQEMVKVYTDMPVCINDSVLNMSLLPNLLVDFNRPVALFHSLMGPRNPVSEVGGDDDDDWNRLLVVSNIPATPSGPTEIQNLVQRFGTVQQTLALKDKIIFEMGTADMAKSVFNRFQKFPCIVQNNKLAFSWKPDPKTDLPKVDISSAGSTASTDGNDSQTAETTMPPGGQEDSLSQSGLKVESGTGVDTKVEGQEVQPGNEGMNVEEGVQATKSPALGGKDSEKEPDASPLQPAGVNQREPGGQGGEVVTEKVVDISTTESEEPVSSDATSAPQAAKPETENMSVSSSTTATPAPKVMAAIIEALRQESRNRSSTRIATNQAAAENPPGKQPKDKETPDVQAAPALPRVTPEILKVLLEECRIRSTSRAGAEQARKEQAQAPLQAKSHPPETEETTVETGSLEESRPPRGRPVRRKGRRGRQRGGRGRGG; encoded by the exons ATGCCATACCATCAACAACAACCGGGCCACTCTATGGGCGGCAACAACATGGCCCAGATGAACAGCTACCAGGCGGGTCAGTTCCCGCCGCAAACACGGCTACCCGAGGAGCTGGAGTCAGCGATCTCTGTCCGTGTTCAGG AATCACATGCAAGATGTGGACTGGTCCAACTACCAGACCCCAGTAAACTCTTTGGTCTCAATCAGCAGCAGCACCTCCAGCAGTCCTCCCACTCTCATGCTAACCCCAACAGCGGGCATTCAGGAGGGGGCATGCAAAGCTGGAATGCTCCTGTTTCTCAACCGGCTCGTCCACAGGGTGGAAACATGCAGGGTCTGTACGTACCTGAGAGCGCAGGCAGTATCCTGGCCGGCTTCGGTTTGTCAAACGATGACCTGGAGGTTCTCAGCCACTACCCTGATGACCAACTAACTCCAGACACTCTGCCCTTCATCCTACGTGACATACAGATACAcaagacaaacagaaacacaggcccTCCTGCGttctctcaaactctccctgctaTTCCTAACCTGCCACCACCGCTGCGTCTTTCTCCACCACAGCGGCATCCTGCACATTCATGTCCGACCAACATCCCAACTTTTCTGAGTGTGACGCAAACGGCGGGTAAAGTTATCGACTACGGCCATGCGAGTAGGGCGGCGGAAGAGGGTAGGGACTCTTACAAACGCGAGCTACCGTCCAAGGAGAGAGCGACTAAACCAGAGTCAAAGTCCACCGGTTCATCTTTGAAACGTAAAGCTGAATCCCCAAGGCGGCACGACGACTCTTCCGACTCAAAGAAAGACAAAGACTACAGGAGGCGTGCTCCAATCCCCGACACTCACAAGCACAAAAGAACGCCCGTCAGAGAGCCGCCATCAAGATCTCGGTTGGAGCGCGAAGGGTCCAGATCAAGGCCACAGTTCGAAGCCAGGAGTGAGTCGTCAAAATCAACCAGACCCTCCGGTGCCAAACGCAGCTCTAGCACAACCAAGAGGCTCCCAACACCCACCATGATAGGTGATTTCTCGGCGGACCCTCCGAAGGTGTACCCCCACACCTGCTCCCTGTGCGACATGCAATGTGAACGGGCTAAG GACTGGATCGATCACGTGAACACAGTCAACCACACAGCTAGCTGCAGAGATCTGCGCAACAA gtatCCAGACTGGAATCCAAATGTCCCAAG GAGGGACCCGTCTCAAGGTCAGGATGCTTCTGCCACCTGGCAGTCCCTAGAACGCTCTCCCTCCCGCTCAGTCTCCCGTTCCTTGTCCTggtccccctctcccaccccccctcCGGACCGAAGCCGAAGGATCTCTCCGCCCACATCCCATGGACACGCCCCCCACACCTCTGGTCGGCACAGCCCCTCCCAGTCCCATCGTGGTTCTGCCTCCAGTGCTCACAGGCCGGAGAAGAGAACCAGTGAATCCTCAG GGATATCTACTGGGAGCTCCTCTCGAGAAGGCCTGAAGCGTTCCAGAAATGACCCCGCCAAGTGTGCGACTGGCCACGGCAACAGAGCAGGGGTTTCTGGGAAACACGAGTCCGGGAAACGTGAGTCCTATTTGTCGTCCACCAGCAAGTTTCCGGCGTCCATGTCTGAGAAGCCACATCGCCcatcttcctctgcttcctctaaGCCAGGCGCCAAGCCAGCGGCCGGGAAGGAGACCGCCTTAGGACAGGACTCAGAG CTCCAGTCCTCCAGCGCCACAGAAGAAGCCGAATCCAACGCAGCAGAAGAAGAATCCTCCAGGTTCCTACTTGCTCTATCTGTCTGGCCTCCCTGTAGATGCCAAGTACCAGGAAGTGGTGTCACTGGTGCAGTCCTTCGGCAAGGTCACCAACGTCCTCATCATCAGGAACGAGGAGGGGATGAGAACCAAGGGCAGCCGCAATACAGTAAA GCCACTGTTTGCATGCAGAAAGAGCAGGATGCTAAAGCACTGGCTGAGTGCCTCACTCTCACCATACGGGAACACCCCATCTCTGTCTCCGACCAG AATGGCGAGGGGGAGCTTACTTCCTCCATACCTGTCATTATAAAGGG AGAAGTGATCGGTGCTCCAAAGACACCTGCGGCCCCCAACGAGGCCAACTTGACCGTCAAAGTCCcag AAGCCAGCGTTGGTCAGAAGAATTCAAATGAG ATACACAGGGAGCAGGTGAAgccacagaggaagaggaagaggggctgTAGAGCGGGACAGCTCGAGAGACTCAAAAGACTACAGAGGGAAAACAAG AGGGGCATGGTCAAGATTACTGGACTTCCTGAAAGCGGCTGCTCCGAGGTTGATATCGCAAAGCTGGCCCAGCCCTTCGGAACACCTGTCAAGATCCTCCTCATCACCAAGCCCAGTGAG GCTCTGGTCACCATGCAGGATGTGGAGACAGCCCAGGAGATGGTGAAAGTTTACACCGACATGCCTGTCTGCATCAACGACTCTGTTCTGAACATGAGCCTGCTTCCAAACCTCCTGGTGGACTTCAACAGACCG GTGGCACTTTTCCATTCATTGATGGGACCCAGGAATCCTGTTAGT GAGGTgggaggtgatgatgatgatgactggaACCGTCTCCTAGTTGTCAGTAACATCCCGGCCACGCCCTCCGGCCCAACTGAGATCCAGAATCTGGTCCAGCGCTTCGGCACAGTCCAACAGACTCTGGCActcaaggacaag atcatctttgagatgggAACAGCAGACATGGCCAAGAGTGTCTTCAACCGCTTCCAGAAGTTTCCCTGCATTGTTCAGAACAACAAGCTTGCCTTCTCCTGGAAACCTGATCCCAAGACTGATCTACCTAAAGTCGACATCTCCTCTGCCGGCTCAACAGCTTCAACTGATGGCAATGACTCCCAGACTGCAGAGACCACTATGCCCCCTGGTGGCCAGGAGGACTCACTGTCTCAGTCAGGATTAAAGGTGGAGTCAGGAACCGGGGTTGATACTAAGGTTGAAGGACAGGAGGTTCAGCCAGGGAATGAAGGGATGAATGTTGAAGAAGGGGTTCAAGCCACAAAGTCTCCAGCATTAGGAGGAAAGGATTCAGAGAAGGAGCCTGATGCATCTCCCTTACAGCCAGCAGGAGTGAACCAGAGAGAACCTGGAGGTCAGGGTGGAGAGGTCGTCACAGAGAAAGTTGTAGACATTTCAACAACGGAGTCCGAAGAACCAGTCTCCTCAGATGCTACCTCCGCTCCTCAAGCTGCTAAACCAGAGACGGAGAACATGTCTGTTTCCAGTTCCACAACAGCCACCCCAGCCCCAAAAGTGATGGCAGCCATCATAGAGGCCTTACGACAGGAGAGCAGGAACAGATCCTCTACCAGGATTGCCACCAACCAGGCTGCAGCTGAGAATCCTCCAGGTAAACAACCAAAAGATAAGGAGACTCCAGATGTTCAGGCTGCCCCCGCTCTACCCAGAGTGACCCCAGAGATCCTGAAGGTGCTGCTGGAGGAATGCAGGATCCGGTCCACCAGTAGGGCCGGCGCTGAGCAGGCCAGGAAGGAGCAGGCTCAGGCGCCCCTGCAGGCCAAAAGCCATCCACCGGAAACCGAAGAGAccacagtggagacagggagccTGGAAGAGAGCAGGCCACCAAGAGGAAGACCcgtgaggaggaaagggaggagagggagacagcgaggagggagagggagaggaggatga